A region of Streptomyces cinnamoneus DNA encodes the following proteins:
- a CDS encoding site-2 protease family protein yields the protein MIVTSHHSVPGPERRGDTVNDSGQGDTGVGGAGPPAGPQDRKPQRPRESGGGILMGRPFGVPVYVAPSWFLVAALITWVFGGQLDRVLPDLGRLRYLVALFFAVAFYASVLIHELAHTVAALRFKLPVRRIQLQFFGGVSEIEKESETPGREFVLAFVGPLLSLALAGVFYLAMLAVEPGTVPGVLLAGLMISNLLVAAFNLLPGLPLDGGRMLRAVVWKISGKPMTGTIAAAWVGRALAVAVLLGLPLLTHGGIGDGARDFTGVDALTDALLAAILAAIIWTGAGNSLRMARLREHLPELRARNLTRRAVPVQPTTPLSEALRRAGEAGARALVVVDGHGNPTALVREAAIVAVPEHRRPWVEAGSLAQDIKEGMRIPADLTGEDLLDALRTTPATEYLVVEDTGQVYGVLSTADVERAFVAAMARPTT from the coding sequence ATGATCGTGACATCGCACCATTCGGTGCCGGGGCCGGAGCGACGAGGGGACACCGTGAACGACAGCGGGCAGGGCGACACCGGCGTCGGAGGCGCCGGCCCACCGGCCGGCCCCCAAGACCGCAAGCCGCAGCGCCCCCGCGAGAGCGGCGGCGGCATCCTCATGGGCCGCCCCTTCGGCGTGCCCGTCTACGTCGCCCCCAGCTGGTTCCTCGTCGCCGCCCTCATCACCTGGGTCTTCGGCGGCCAGCTCGACCGCGTCCTGCCCGACCTCGGCCGCCTCCGCTACCTCGTCGCCCTCTTCTTCGCCGTCGCCTTCTACGCCTCCGTCCTCATCCACGAGCTCGCCCACACCGTCGCCGCCCTGCGCTTCAAACTCCCCGTACGCCGCATCCAGCTCCAGTTCTTCGGCGGCGTCTCCGAGATCGAAAAAGAGAGCGAAACCCCCGGCCGCGAATTCGTCCTCGCCTTCGTCGGCCCCCTGCTCTCCCTGGCCCTCGCCGGCGTCTTCTACCTCGCCATGCTTGCCGTCGAACCCGGCACCGTCCCCGGCGTCCTGCTGGCCGGCCTCATGATCTCCAACCTGCTCGTCGCGGCCTTCAACCTCCTGCCCGGCCTCCCCCTCGACGGCGGCCGCATGCTCCGCGCCGTCGTCTGGAAGATCAGCGGCAAACCCATGACCGGCACCATCGCCGCCGCCTGGGTCGGACGCGCCCTCGCCGTCGCCGTCCTCCTCGGCCTGCCCCTCCTCACCCACGGCGGCATCGGCGACGGCGCCCGCGACTTCACCGGCGTCGACGCCCTCACCGACGCACTCCTCGCCGCCATCCTCGCCGCCATCATCTGGACCGGCGCCGGCAACAGCCTCCGCATGGCCCGCCTCCGCGAACACCTCCCCGAACTGCGCGCCCGCAACCTCACCCGCCGCGCCGTACCCGTCCAGCCCACCACCCCCCTCTCCGAAGCCCTGCGCCGCGCCGGCGAAGCCGGCGCCCGCGCCCTGGTCGTCGTCGACGGCCACGGCAACCCCACCGCCCTCGTCCGCGAAGCCGCCATCGTCGCCGTCCCCGAACACCGCCGGCCCTGGGTCGAGGCCGGCTCCCTCGCCCAGGACATCAAGGAAGGCATGCGCATCCCCGCCGACCTCACCGGCGAAGACCTCCTCGACGCCCTCCGCACCACCCCCGCCACCGAATACCTCGTCGTCGAGGACACCGGCCAGGTCTACGGCGTACTCTCCACCGCCGACGTCGAACGCGCCTTCGTCGCCGCCATGGCCCGCCCCACCACCTGA
- a CDS encoding ubiquitin-like protein Pup, protein MATKDTGGGQQKATRSTEEVEEQAQDAQVSEDLKERQEKLSDDVDSVLDEIDDVLEENAEDFVRSFVQKGGQ, encoded by the coding sequence ATGGCGACCAAGGACACCGGCGGCGGGCAGCAGAAGGCCACGCGTTCGACCGAGGAGGTCGAGGAGCAGGCGCAGGACGCGCAGGTCTCCGAGGACCTCAAGGAACGCCAGGAGAAGCTGTCGGACGACGTGGACTCTGTCTTGGACGAAATCGATGATGTGCTCGAGGAGAATGCGGAGGACTTCGTTCGAAGTTTCGTTCAAAAAGGCGGCCAGTAG
- the prcB gene encoding proteasome subunit beta produces MEANPRSIGRLPAAFLTPGSSSFMDFLAQHQPDLLPRNRQLPAQGVLEAPHGTTIVAASFPGGVVLAGDRRATMGNVIAQRDIEKVFPADEYSAVGIAGTAGLAVEMVKLFQLELEHFEKVEGVSLSLEGKANRLSTMIRSNLGMAMQGLAVVPLFAGWDVDRQKGRIFSYDVTGGRSEEHGFAATGSGSLFARGALKKLFREDLTEGQATTLVVQALYDAADDDSATGGPDLARRIYPIVTVITDEGFRKLTEAQCSEIVRAVHERRLEEPDGPRAALL; encoded by the coding sequence GTGGAAGCCAACCCTCGTAGCATCGGGCGTCTACCAGCTGCCTTCCTGACGCCCGGCTCGTCGTCCTTCATGGATTTCCTCGCCCAGCACCAGCCCGACCTGCTGCCGCGCAACCGGCAGCTGCCCGCGCAGGGGGTGCTCGAGGCGCCGCACGGTACGACGATCGTGGCCGCCTCGTTCCCCGGTGGCGTGGTGCTGGCCGGTGACCGGCGGGCCACGATGGGTAACGTGATCGCGCAGCGCGACATCGAGAAGGTCTTCCCCGCCGACGAGTACTCGGCCGTCGGGATCGCCGGTACGGCGGGGCTGGCCGTGGAGATGGTCAAGCTGTTCCAGCTGGAGCTGGAGCACTTCGAGAAGGTCGAGGGCGTCTCGCTCTCTTTGGAGGGCAAGGCCAACCGTCTCTCGACGATGATCCGGAGTAACCTCGGCATGGCCATGCAGGGCCTGGCCGTGGTGCCGCTCTTCGCGGGCTGGGACGTGGACCGTCAGAAGGGTCGGATCTTCTCCTACGACGTCACCGGTGGGCGTTCCGAGGAGCACGGCTTCGCGGCGACCGGGTCCGGTTCGTTGTTCGCCCGGGGGGCGCTGAAGAAGCTGTTCCGGGAGGACCTGACCGAGGGGCAGGCCACCACGCTGGTCGTTCAGGCGCTGTACGACGCCGCCGACGACGACTCCGCGACCGGTGGGCCCGATCTCGCGCGTCGTATCTATCCGATCGTCACCGTCATCACCGACGAGGGTTTCCGGAAGCTGACCGAGGCCCAGTGCTCCGAGATCGTGCGTGCCGTTCACGAGCGGCGGCTCGAGGAGCCTGACGGGCCGCGCGCGGCGCTTCTGTGA
- the dop gene encoding depupylase/deamidase Dop codes for MTVRRVMGIETEYGISVPGHPNANAMLTSSQIVNAYAAAMHRARRARWDFEEENPLRDARGFDLAREAADSSQLTDEDIGLANVILTNGARLYVDHAHPEYSSPEITNPRDAVLWDKAGERIMAEAAERAAQLPGAQPIHLYKNNTDNKGASYGTHENYLMKRETPFSDIVRHLTPFFVSRQVVTGAGRVGIGQDGHEHGFQISQRADYFEVEVGLETTLKRPIINTRDEPHADAEKYRRLHVIIGDANLSEISTYLKLGTTALVLSMIEDGFITTDLAVEQPVRTLHQVSHDPTLRRLVTLRSGRTLTAVQLQMEYCELARKYVEDRFGADADEQTKDVLSRWDDVLGRLERDPMSLAGELDWVAKRELLEGYRRRDALDWDAARLHLVDLQYADVRPDKGLYNRLAARGKMRRLLDETDVARARTAPPEDTRAYFRGRCLEQYADDVAAASWDSVIFDLPGRDSLQRVPTLEPLRGTRNHVKELLDRCRTAEDLVRVLSGG; via the coding sequence ATGACCGTACGGCGAGTAATGGGCATCGAGACGGAGTACGGGATCTCCGTCCCCGGTCACCCGAACGCCAATGCCATGCTCACCTCGTCCCAGATCGTCAACGCCTACGCGGCAGCGATGCACCGGGCACGCCGTGCCCGCTGGGACTTCGAGGAGGAGAACCCGCTGCGGGACGCCCGCGGCTTCGACCTCGCCCGCGAGGCCGCAGACTCCAGCCAGCTCACCGACGAGGACATCGGCCTGGCCAACGTGATCCTCACCAACGGCGCCCGGCTCTACGTCGACCACGCCCACCCCGAATACAGCTCCCCGGAGATCACCAACCCCCGGGACGCCGTCCTCTGGGACAAAGCCGGCGAACGCATCATGGCCGAGGCCGCCGAACGCGCCGCCCAGCTCCCCGGCGCACAACCCATCCACCTCTACAAAAACAACACCGACAACAAGGGCGCGTCCTACGGCACCCACGAGAACTACCTGATGAAGCGGGAAACCCCCTTCTCCGACATCGTGCGCCACCTCACGCCCTTCTTCGTCTCCCGCCAGGTCGTCACCGGCGCCGGCCGCGTCGGCATCGGCCAGGACGGCCACGAACACGGCTTCCAGATCAGCCAGCGCGCCGACTACTTCGAAGTCGAGGTCGGCCTGGAAACCACCCTCAAGCGGCCCATCATCAACACCCGCGACGAGCCGCACGCCGACGCCGAGAAGTACCGCCGCCTCCACGTGATCATCGGCGACGCCAACCTCTCCGAGATCTCCACCTACCTCAAACTCGGCACCACCGCCCTCGTCCTCTCCATGATCGAGGACGGCTTCATCACCACCGACCTGGCCGTCGAACAACCCGTCCGCACCCTCCACCAGGTCAGCCACGACCCCACCCTGCGACGCCTTGTCACCCTGCGCAGCGGCCGCACGCTCACCGCCGTCCAGCTCCAGATGGAGTACTGCGAGCTGGCCCGCAAATACGTCGAGGACCGCTTCGGCGCCGACGCCGACGAACAGACCAAAGACGTCCTCAGCCGCTGGGACGACGTCCTCGGCCGCCTCGAACGCGACCCCATGAGCCTCGCCGGCGAGCTGGACTGGGTGGCCAAGCGCGAACTCCTCGAGGGCTACCGCCGCCGCGACGCCCTGGACTGGGACGCCGCCCGCCTGCACCTCGTCGACCTCCAGTACGCCGACGTCCGCCCCGACAAGGGCCTGTACAACCGCCTCGCCGCCCGCGGCAAGATGCGCCGCCTCCTGGACGAGACCGACGTCGCCCGGGCCCGTACGGCCCCACCGGAGGACACCAGGGCCTACTTCCGCGGCCGCTGTCTGGAGCAGTACGCCGACGACGTGGCGGCCGCCTCCTGGGACTCGGTCATCTTCGACCTCCCGGGCCGTGACTCCCTGCAACGGGTCCCCACCCTGGAGCCCCTGCGCGGCACGCGCAACCACGTCAAGGAGCTCCTGGACCGCTGCCGCACGGCCGAGGACCTGGTCCGCGTGCTCTCCGGCGGCTGA
- a CDS encoding ABC transporter substrate-binding protein: MRKRDQWLAAPLGAGLAAALLSGCGSEDGNAAGTGESVVMGMSDEVLSTDPASGYDPGSWLLFNNVFQSLLSFPKGSTVPQPEAAKSCKFKDDSSTVYQCTLQDGLKFSNGHDLTSEDVAYSFRRTLKIKDKNGPAATMLSSIKDIQTPDKSTVIFRLSRSDATFPQKIASGAGSIVDHTEYSMDKLRTDGKAVGSGVYKLDSYDKSKAVFKVNASYKGPATVQNKGMTLKFFHGEQDALKDAVVKGDIDLAYRGLAMKDIADLETSGGKDIKVVEGTSAEVQHLVFNTKDPVVGKVGVRKAIAYLIDRSSLVRDVYKRTAEPLYSVVPSGITSHRTPFFDVYGDRPQLDKATAALKSANISGKVKLTLWATPVRYGPGTVPEFQEIAKQLNASGLFEADVQSVPLDEYEKGIEAGKYGVYVKGWVPDYPDPDNFTSPFFGEDNVLGNNYQSKEIAGILPATAAQGSRAATVGDFVKLQNTVAQDVPLLPLWQGKQYAVSSDRISGLQWTLDSSTVFRFWEISKAGKG; encoded by the coding sequence GTGAGGAAACGTGACCAGTGGCTCGCCGCCCCGCTCGGCGCGGGGCTTGCCGCCGCCCTGCTCAGCGGGTGCGGATCGGAAGACGGCAACGCGGCCGGCACCGGGGAGTCGGTGGTCATGGGGATGTCGGACGAGGTGCTATCCACCGACCCGGCCTCCGGCTACGACCCGGGCTCCTGGCTGCTCTTCAACAACGTCTTCCAGTCGCTGCTGAGCTTCCCCAAGGGAAGCACGGTCCCCCAGCCGGAGGCCGCCAAGAGCTGCAAGTTCAAGGACGACAGCAGCACCGTCTACCAGTGCACCCTCCAGGACGGGCTGAAGTTCAGCAACGGCCACGACCTCACCTCCGAGGACGTCGCCTACTCCTTCCGCCGGACCCTGAAGATCAAGGACAAGAACGGTCCCGCGGCCACGATGCTGTCCTCGATCAAGGACATCCAGACGCCGGACAAGTCCACCGTGATCTTCCGGCTCAGCCGCTCCGACGCCACGTTCCCGCAGAAGATCGCCTCCGGTGCCGGCTCCATCGTCGACCACACCGAGTACTCGATGGACAAGCTGCGCACCGACGGCAAGGCCGTCGGCTCCGGCGTCTACAAACTGGACTCCTACGACAAGTCCAAGGCCGTCTTCAAGGTCAACGCCTCCTACAAGGGCCCGGCCACCGTCCAGAACAAGGGCATGACCCTCAAGTTCTTCCACGGCGAGCAGGACGCCCTGAAGGACGCCGTGGTCAAGGGCGACATCGACCTGGCCTACCGAGGCCTGGCCATGAAGGACATCGCCGACCTCGAAACCAGCGGCGGCAAGGACATCAAGGTCGTCGAGGGCACCAGCGCCGAAGTCCAGCACCTGGTCTTCAACACCAAGGACCCCGTGGTCGGCAAGGTCGGCGTCCGCAAGGCCATCGCCTACCTCATCGACCGCAGCTCGCTGGTCCGCGACGTCTACAAGCGCACCGCCGAGCCCCTCTACTCGGTCGTCCCCAGCGGCATCACCAGCCACCGGACCCCGTTCTTCGACGTCTACGGCGACCGCCCGCAGCTCGACAAGGCCACCGCGGCCCTGAAGTCCGCGAACATCAGCGGCAAGGTCAAGCTCACCCTGTGGGCCACCCCCGTCCGCTACGGCCCGGGCACCGTGCCGGAGTTCCAGGAGATCGCCAAGCAGCTCAACGCCAGCGGGCTCTTCGAAGCGGACGTCCAGAGCGTCCCGCTCGACGAGTACGAGAAGGGCATCGAGGCCGGAAAGTACGGCGTCTACGTCAAGGGCTGGGTGCCCGACTACCCGGACCCCGACAACTTCACCTCGCCCTTCTTCGGCGAGGACAACGTGCTCGGCAACAACTACCAGTCCAAGGAGATAGCCGGCATCCTCCCGGCCACGGCCGCCCAGGGCAGCCGCGCGGCCACCGTCGGCGACTTCGTCAAGCTCCAGAACACCGTCGCCCAGGACGTACCGCTGCTGCCGCTGTGGCAGGGCAAGCAGTACGCCGTCTCCAGCGACCGGATCTCCGGACTCCAGTGGACGCTCGACTCCTCGACCGTCTTCCGATTCTGGGAGATCAGCAAGGCCGGCAAGGGCTGA
- a CDS encoding response regulator, whose amino-acid sequence MAIRVLLVDDQPLLRTGFRMILEAEQDLAVVGEAGDGLQALDQVRALQPDVVLMDIRMPRMDGVEATRQITGPERNGPAKVLVLTTFDLDEYVVEALRAGASGFLLKDAPAHELVQAIRVVAGGEAMLAPSITRRLLDKYAGHLPSGEEPLPDTLNTLTDREVEVLKLVARGLSNAEIAADLFVSETTVKTHVGHVLTKLGLRDRVQAAVYAYESGLVRPGAQ is encoded by the coding sequence GTGGCGATCCGGGTCCTATTGGTCGACGACCAGCCGCTGCTGCGTACCGGCTTCCGCATGATTTTGGAGGCCGAGCAGGATCTGGCGGTGGTGGGTGAGGCCGGGGACGGTCTGCAGGCGTTGGACCAGGTCCGGGCGTTGCAGCCGGATGTGGTGCTGATGGACATCCGGATGCCCCGCATGGACGGGGTGGAGGCGACCCGGCAGATCACGGGGCCCGAGCGGAACGGGCCGGCGAAGGTGCTGGTGCTGACCACCTTCGACCTCGACGAGTACGTGGTGGAGGCGCTGCGTGCGGGGGCCAGCGGGTTCCTGCTGAAGGACGCGCCGGCACATGAGCTGGTCCAGGCGATCCGGGTGGTCGCGGGCGGTGAGGCGATGCTGGCTCCGAGCATCACGCGGCGGCTGCTCGACAAGTACGCGGGGCACCTGCCGTCGGGTGAGGAGCCGCTGCCGGACACGCTGAACACGCTGACCGACCGTGAGGTCGAGGTGTTGAAGCTGGTCGCCCGTGGCTTGTCGAACGCGGAGATCGCGGCGGATCTGTTCGTGAGCGAGACGACGGTGAAGACCCATGTCGGGCACGTGCTGACGAAGCTCGGGCTGCGGGACCGGGTGCAGGCCGCGGTCTACGCCTATGAGAGCGGACTGGTGCGCCCCGGCGCCCAGTAG
- the arc gene encoding proteasome ATPase, whose translation MAAHDDDMNRGIRPGRGSDDPAGQVAYLEQEIAVLRRKLADSPRHTRILEERIVELQTNLAGVSAQNERLANTLREARDQIVALKEEVDRLAQPPAGFGVFLQPNDDGTADIFTGGRKLRVNVSPGVEVEDLRPGQEVMLNEALNVVEAMHFERAGDIVTLKEILEDGERALVIGHTDEERVVRLAEPLLDTTIRPGDALLLEPRSGYVYEVIPKSEVEELVLEEVPDIDYSKIGGLGNQIELIRDAVELPYLYPDLFKEHELRPPKGVLLYGPPGCGKTLIAKAVANSLAKKVAEVTGKPAGKSFFLNIKGPELLNKYVGETERHIRLIFQRAREKASEGTPVIVFFDEMDSLFRTRGSGVSSDVENTIVPQLLSEIDGVEGLENVIVIGASNREDMIDPAILRPGRLDVKIKIERPDAEAAKDIFSKYLTETLPLHAEDLAEHGGSPKAAVGAMIQSVVEQMYAESDENRFLEVTYANGDKEVLYFKDFNSGAMIQNIVDRAKKMAIKAFLDHNQKGLRVSHLLAACVDEFKENEDLPNTTNPDDWARISGKKGERIVFIRTLVTGKQGADTGRSIDTVANTGQYL comes from the coding sequence GTGGCAGCCCACGACGACGACATGAACCGCGGCATCCGGCCGGGACGAGGGTCTGACGACCCCGCGGGCCAGGTTGCCTATCTCGAGCAGGAGATCGCCGTCCTGCGACGCAAGCTCGCCGACTCTCCGCGTCACACGAGGATTCTCGAAGAGCGGATCGTCGAGCTCCAGACGAACCTGGCCGGCGTCTCCGCACAGAACGAGCGACTCGCGAACACCCTCCGTGAGGCACGGGACCAGATCGTGGCCCTCAAGGAGGAGGTCGACCGGCTCGCCCAGCCGCCGGCCGGCTTCGGCGTCTTCCTGCAGCCCAACGACGACGGCACCGCCGACATCTTCACCGGAGGCCGCAAACTCCGCGTGAACGTCAGCCCCGGCGTCGAGGTCGAGGACCTCCGGCCCGGCCAGGAGGTCATGCTCAACGAGGCCCTCAACGTGGTCGAAGCCATGCACTTCGAGCGCGCCGGCGACATCGTCACCCTCAAGGAGATCCTCGAGGACGGCGAACGCGCCCTGGTCATCGGGCACACCGACGAGGAGCGGGTGGTGCGGCTCGCCGAGCCCCTGCTGGACACCACCATCCGCCCCGGCGACGCCCTCCTGCTCGAACCCCGCTCCGGCTACGTCTACGAGGTCATCCCCAAGAGCGAGGTCGAAGAACTCGTCCTCGAAGAGGTCCCGGACATCGACTACTCCAAGATCGGCGGCCTGGGCAACCAGATCGAGCTGATCCGCGACGCCGTCGAGCTCCCCTACCTCTACCCCGACCTCTTCAAGGAGCACGAACTACGGCCCCCCAAGGGCGTCCTGCTCTACGGCCCCCCCGGCTGCGGCAAGACCCTCATCGCCAAAGCCGTGGCCAACTCCCTTGCGAAGAAGGTCGCCGAAGTCACCGGCAAGCCCGCCGGCAAGAGCTTCTTCCTCAACATCAAGGGCCCCGAGCTGCTCAACAAGTACGTCGGCGAAACCGAGCGGCACATCCGGCTGATCTTCCAGCGCGCCCGGGAGAAGGCCAGCGAGGGCACCCCCGTCATCGTCTTCTTCGACGAGATGGACTCCCTCTTCCGCACCCGCGGCTCCGGCGTCAGCTCGGACGTGGAGAACACCATCGTCCCCCAGCTGCTCTCCGAGATCGACGGCGTCGAGGGCCTCGAGAACGTGATCGTCATCGGCGCCTCCAACCGCGAGGACATGATCGACCCCGCGATCCTGCGCCCCGGCCGCCTCGACGTCAAGATCAAGATCGAGCGCCCGGACGCCGAGGCCGCCAAGGACATCTTCTCGAAGTACCTCACCGAGACCCTCCCGCTCCACGCGGAAGACCTCGCCGAGCACGGCGGCTCCCCGAAGGCGGCGGTCGGCGCCATGATCCAGTCGGTCGTCGAGCAGATGTACGCCGAATCCGACGAGAACCGCTTCCTCGAGGTCACCTACGCCAACGGAGACAAGGAAGTCCTCTACTTCAAGGACTTCAATTCCGGCGCCATGATCCAGAACATTGTGGACCGGGCCAAGAAAATGGCGATCAAGGCGTTCCTCGACCACAACCAGAAGGGCCTCCGCGTCTCCCACCTGCTCGCCGCCTGTGTGGACGAGTTCAAGGAGAACGAGGACCTGCCCAACACCACCAACCCGGACGACTGGGCCCGCATCTCCGGAAAGAAGGGCGAGCGGATCGTCTTCATCCGCACCCTCGTCACCGGAAAACAAGGCGCGGACACCGGCCGCTCCATCGACACCGTGGCCAATACCGGCCAGTATCTGTAA
- a CDS encoding endonuclease VII domain-containing protein: MGEIEDGKRCTRCGEVKPRARFAIKRTNLDGLQRHCRECASDCDRRRRIAAGMNVRPQVDVPEGHKHCLGCGVIKPHSERHRNASASDGLSTRCKACRAVQSRSDHLRRQYGITEAQRDEMIASQVGVCCICLSAPAVHVDHCHATDKVRGVLCFNCNSALGKLRDDVGALCRAIDYLEGNVWKPTLVASGVYQLPS; this comes from the coding sequence ATGGGTGAGATCGAGGATGGGAAGCGTTGCACGCGGTGTGGCGAAGTCAAGCCGCGTGCCCGCTTCGCGATCAAGCGAACGAACTTGGACGGCCTGCAGCGGCACTGTCGGGAGTGCGCGTCCGACTGCGACCGTAGGCGCCGGATCGCCGCAGGCATGAACGTACGTCCACAGGTGGACGTGCCTGAGGGACACAAGCACTGCCTGGGCTGTGGCGTGATCAAACCGCATTCCGAACGGCACCGGAACGCATCGGCTTCAGATGGACTGTCGACGCGCTGCAAGGCCTGCCGAGCCGTCCAGAGCCGATCCGATCACCTCAGGCGCCAGTACGGCATCACTGAGGCGCAGCGTGACGAGATGATCGCGTCGCAGGTGGGTGTCTGCTGCATCTGCTTGTCGGCGCCCGCCGTACATGTGGATCATTGTCACGCGACCGATAAGGTCCGTGGCGTGCTGTGTTTCAACTGCAACTCGGCACTCGGAAAGTTGAGAGACGATGTCGGCGCTCTGTGCCGGGCCATCGACTATCTGGAAGGAAACGTGTGGAAGCCAACCCTCGTAGCATCGGGCGTCTACCAGCTGCCTTCCTGA
- a CDS encoding tRNA (adenine-N1)-methyltransferase, with translation MSEPTGAARRRGPFQVGDQVQLTDPKGRHYTFTLEAGKNFHTHKGSFPHDELIGAPEGSVVRTTGNVAYLALRPLLPDYVLSMPRGAAVVYPKDAGQILAFADIFAGARVVEAGVGSGSLSAFLLRAIGDQGMLHSYERRADFAEIAQANVERYFGGPHPAWQLTVGDLQDNLSDTDVDRVILDMLAPWECLEAVSKALVPGGILCCYVATTTQLARTVESIREIGCFAEPQPWESMIRNWHVEGLAVRPDHRMIGHTGFLVTARRLADGVEPPMRRRRPAKGAYGDDYEGPNKG, from the coding sequence ATGTCCGAACCGACCGGTGCCGCCCGCCGTCGCGGGCCCTTCCAGGTCGGGGACCAGGTCCAGCTCACCGACCCCAAGGGACGCCACTACACCTTCACGCTCGAAGCCGGGAAGAACTTCCACACCCACAAGGGTTCCTTCCCCCACGACGAGCTGATCGGTGCTCCCGAGGGCAGTGTTGTCCGTACCACGGGAAACGTCGCCTACCTCGCGCTGCGCCCCCTGCTCCCCGACTACGTCCTGTCCATGCCCCGCGGCGCCGCCGTGGTCTACCCCAAGGACGCGGGGCAGATCCTGGCCTTCGCCGACATCTTCGCCGGCGCCCGCGTCGTCGAAGCCGGAGTCGGCTCCGGCTCCCTCAGCGCCTTCCTGCTGCGCGCCATCGGCGACCAGGGCATGCTGCACTCCTACGAGCGCCGCGCCGACTTCGCCGAGATCGCCCAGGCGAACGTCGAGCGCTACTTCGGCGGCCCCCACCCCGCCTGGCAGCTCACCGTGGGCGACCTCCAGGACAACCTCTCCGACACCGACGTCGACCGCGTGATCCTCGACATGCTCGCCCCCTGGGAATGCCTGGAGGCCGTCTCCAAGGCACTCGTCCCCGGCGGCATCCTCTGCTGCTACGTGGCCACCACCACCCAGCTGGCACGCACCGTCGAGTCCATCCGCGAGATCGGCTGCTTCGCCGAGCCCCAGCCCTGGGAATCGATGATCCGCAACTGGCACGTCGAGGGCCTCGCGGTCCGCCCCGACCACCGGATGATCGGCCACACCGGCTTCCTCGTCACCGCCCGCCGCCTCGCGGACGGCGTGGAACCCCCCATGCGCCGCCGCCGCCCCGCCAAGGGCGCCTACGGCGACGACTACGAAGGCCCCAACAAGGGCTGA
- a CDS encoding RecB family exonuclease, protein MVCVRLSVAGRRVCVMDSATENCAGGAPGPAVGRGGRPAGPGRPASLSPSRAADFMQCPLLYRFRVIDRLPEKPSAAATRGTVVHAVLERLFDAPAADRTAVRARGLVPGEWEKLLASRPELAQLFQGEDGAQDPALLATWLGEAERLVERWFSLEDPTRLEPAERELFVETVLEDAGASGLTLRGIVDRVDVAPTGDVRIVDYKTGKAPAPRYREGALFQMMFYALVIWRLRGRVPRRLQLVYLGSGDVLTYDPVEAELLAVERKLRALWEAISLATDTGDWRPRPTKLCGWCDHQAVCPEFGGTPPPYPLPLPGQRGGPSGGASGGPAVPAGEEQGRMDPV, encoded by the coding sequence ATGGTATGCGTCCGACTGTCAGTAGCGGGCCGTAGGGTCTGTGTCATGGATAGCGCTACCGAGAACTGTGCCGGGGGTGCGCCGGGCCCGGCGGTGGGCCGTGGGGGGCGGCCGGCGGGGCCCGGGCGGCCGGCTTCGTTGTCGCCGTCGCGGGCGGCCGATTTCATGCAGTGTCCGCTGCTCTACCGCTTCCGGGTGATCGACAGGCTGCCGGAGAAGCCGAGTGCGGCGGCGACGCGGGGCACGGTGGTGCATGCGGTGCTGGAGCGGCTGTTCGACGCTCCGGCTGCCGACCGTACGGCGGTGCGGGCGCGGGGGCTGGTGCCGGGTGAGTGGGAGAAGCTGCTGGCGTCCCGCCCGGAGCTCGCTCAGTTGTTCCAGGGTGAGGACGGGGCGCAGGATCCGGCTCTGCTGGCGACGTGGCTGGGTGAGGCGGAGCGGCTGGTCGAGCGGTGGTTCTCGCTGGAGGATCCGACGCGGCTGGAGCCGGCGGAGCGGGAGCTCTTCGTGGAGACGGTGCTGGAGGACGCGGGGGCGTCGGGTCTGACGCTGCGGGGCATCGTCGACCGGGTGGACGTGGCGCCGACGGGCGACGTGCGCATCGTGGACTACAAGACGGGCAAGGCCCCGGCGCCGCGGTACCGCGAGGGTGCCCTGTTCCAGATGATGTTCTACGCGCTGGTGATCTGGCGGTTGCGCGGCCGGGTGCCGCGGCGGTTGCAGCTGGTCTACCTGGGCAGCGGTGACGTGCTGACGTATGACCCGGTGGAGGCGGAGCTGCTGGCCGTGGAGCGGAAGCTGCGGGCGCTGTGGGAGGCGATCTCGCTGGCGACGGACACGGGTGACTGGCGGCCGAGGCCGACGAAGCTGTGCGGCTGGTGTGACCATCAGGCGGTGTGCCCCGAGTTCGGTGGCACTCCCCCGCCGTATCCGCTGCCGCTGCCCGGTCAGCGCGGTGGGCCTTCGGGCGGTGCGAGCGGTGGTCCGGCCGTTCCCGCCGGTGAGGAGCAGGGCAGAATGGACCCGGTCTAG
- a CDS encoding ferredoxin, with amino-acid sequence MTVQDEGLGDLEVWIDQDLCTGDGICAQYAPEVFELDVDGLAYVKSADDELLQDKGATTPVPLPLLNDVRDSAKECPGDCIHVRRVSDKVEVFGPDAE; translated from the coding sequence ATGACCGTGCAGGATGAAGGACTCGGCGACCTGGAAGTCTGGATCGACCAGGACCTGTGCACCGGTGACGGCATCTGCGCGCAGTACGCCCCCGAGGTCTTCGAGCTGGACGTCGACGGGCTGGCCTATGTGAAGAGCGCCGACGACGAGCTGCTCCAGGACAAGGGTGCCACCACGCCCGTACCGCTGCCGTTGCTGAACGACGTCCGGGACTCCGCGAAGGAGTGTCCCGGTGACTGCATCCATGTGCGCCGGGTGTCCGACAAGGTCGAGGTCTTCGGTCCCGACGCCGAGTGA